The bacterium sequence ACCAGCAGGTCGGCGCGCAGTTCGCCCAGCAGGTGGCCGCGATGGTCGCGGGCACCCCCGGCACCGCCGACGTCCAGATCACCCCGCGGGGACAGTACCCGAACTTCAATGTCCAGGTGGACCAGGAAAAGGCCGCGCAGCTCGGCATCTCGCCGACGGACGTCGCCAACGCCGTCAACACCGCGATGGCCGGCAACGTGGCGACGGCGAGCCAGTTCATCGACCCGGTCACCGGCAACGAGTACAATATCGTGGTGAAGCTGCAGGACGCGTATCGCACGCATCCGGAGGATCTCGGCAGCGTGCCACTCAACGTGCTCACCGACCCGCCGGCCGGCGCCTCCACGCCGGCGGGGACGGTGGCGCCGGTCGTGCCGGTCCTCCTCCGCGACGTCGCGCGCATTACGCTCGGCAGCCAGCCGCTCCAGATTGGCCGGAAGAACGAACAGCGGGTGATCGACGTGACGGCCAACGTCATCAACCGTCCGTTGGGCGCGGTGTCGCAGGACGTCGCGAAAGCGCTGGACCGGACGTCCTTCCCCGAAGGCTTCACCTACCACATGGCGGGGCAGACCGAGCAGCAGCAGGGGGCGTTCTCGAGCCTCGGGTTCGCGCTGGTGCTGGCGCTCATGCTCGTGTACATGATCATGGCCAGCCAGTTCAAGTCGCTTGTCGACCCGTTCGTCATCATGTTCGCGGTCCCGATGGGGTTCATCGGCGTGATCTGGATGCTGCTGCTGACGCACACCACCCTTTCGATCATCTCGTTCATGGGCGTCATCACGATGATCGGGGTCGTGGTCAGCAACGGCATCCTGTTGGTGGACTACTCCAACAAGATGCAGGAGCGGGGGCTGTCCGCGTACGACGCGGTATTGCAGGCGGGCCGGATCCGGCTTCGCCCGATCTTGATGACCGCGATCGCGACGATCCTCGCGATGATTCCGATGGCGACCGGCCTCGGCGAAGGCAGCGAGACCAACATGCCGCTGGCCCGTGCGGTGATCGGCGGGTTGACGGTCAGCACGGGCCTCACGCTGCTCTTGATTCCGGTCCTGTACGTGTTCTTCGAGCGCCTGCTCCCGCGGCGCCGCCGCAGCGAAGCGTAGCGGCGGCCCGGCTGCGGTGTCCGCGAACGCCGTACCGGAGGCAGATGCCGAGCGATCCGCTTCGGCGCGCGGCGAGCTGCGGATCGAGGGGCTGAGCGTCAGCTTAGAGCGGGCGGCACCGTCCGGGCAGGGACGGACGCCGGGGCTGCTGCCCGTGCTCGAGGACGTGTCGCTTCTCGTCCCGGCCGGCCGCACGGCCGCGCTCGTTGGAGCCTCCGGGGCCGGCAAGTCCATGACCGCCTACGCGGTACTGCGCCTGTTCCCGGTGCCGGCCCGCGTGACCGCGGGACGCATCCTCCTCGACGGCGCGGATCTGACCGCGATGTCGGAGCGGGAGCTGACGAGGGTGCGCGGCCGCCGGGTCGCGATGATCTTTCAGGAGCCCGGGGCCGCCCTCGATCCCCTGATGACCGCCGGCGACCAGGTCATGGAAGGGATCGTCGCCCACCTGGGCCGGCGCGGGGCCCGCGACCGGGCCGTCGAGGCGCTGACCCGGGTCGGGTTGGACGGGACGTTTTTCCGCCGCTATCCCCACGAGCTGTCGGGCGGCCAGCGCCAGCGGGTGCTGATCGCCGGCGCGATTGCCCCCGGCCCGGATCTCCTGATCGCGGATGAGCCGACCGCGGCGCTCGACGTCACCGTGCAGGCCCAGATTCTCGACCTGCTCGGCCGTCTGCAGCGGGACCTCGGGATGGCCCTGCTCCTCATTACCCACGATCTCGGCGTCGTGGCGCAAACCGCCGACTTGGTTCACGTCATGCGCGGGGGCCGCATCGTCGAGTCGGCGGAGACCCATGCGCTGTTTGCCTCCCCCCAGCACCCCTACACCCAGGCGATCGTCACCCAGGCCCGCCGTCTCGGCCACTGGGCCGAGTGAGGCCCGCGCCCCGTCGTTGGATCTTCGGGGAAGGGCAGGAGTCCCGCGGGGTGGGGGCGAACCGGGCCGAACCAACCACGCAGCCAGTTTCGAGAACCCAATCCTGTACGCCATCGTAAGGCGTTGACAGATGGCGTGCCCGGGTGAGTCGCCCGGGTTTCCGCACGCGATCGGTCGGACCGTTAAAGTGCGCACGGGAGGTGTGGGAATGGCAAAACGCGCAGTGAAGCAGTCCGCTCGGACCCTGACCCGCCGGGGGCTCCTGACGGCGGCCGGCGCGGGAATTGCCGGAGCGGCCGCATCGCAACTGGTGACGCCGTGGAAGGCGGGCGCTGCGCCGGCCCAGATCCGTGGGTCGTCGCTTCGCATCTTGGTGTGGAGCCACTTCATTCCGGCGTACGACACGGCGTTCGACAAGTACGCCAACGACTGGGGCGTCGAAAACGCCGTCACCGTCCGCGTGGACCACATCCCGATCGACCAGCTGCCCGCCCGGCTCGCCTCCGAACTGGCCGCGGGCGCCGGGCACGATGTCGTCCAGCATCATACACGGATTCTTGTCTCTCAGTACCATCAGCAGCTGGTGGAGTTGAGCGACCTCGCGGACAAGATCGGCAAGGCCAACGGCGGCTGGATCCCGATGGCCGACCAGATCGCGCGGGTCAACGGGACCTGGTACCTGCTGCCGGAATTCTACATCGCGCAGCCGATGCTGTGGCGAACCGATCTGTTCAAAGAGTACGGCCTCAAGGAGCCGAGCACGTGGGATCTTGCCCGCGTCGCGGGGCGCGTGGGCAAGAGCAAGACCCCGAAGCACGACACCGGCGTTCAGATCTCGCACTGCAACGATTCCGACCACGACTGGCGCGCGATCTTCTACGCCTTCGGCGTCAAGGAAACTGATCCCTCAGGCAAGGAGATCGCCTGGGATTCCAAAGAACTGCGCGCAGCGATGCGTTTCGGCAAGGCGCTCTACGACGAGTGCATGACCCCGCAAGTGCTGTCGTGGGACAACGTTTCCGACAACCGGTATCTCGGGTCAGGTGTGGCGATCTGGATCCACGACGCGATCTCGGCATTCCGGTCGATCGAAAAAGTCAATCCGGACCTCTACAAGAAGATCCAGGTGGCCGGGCCGTGGATCGAGCCGAAAGGCAGCGTCGACCGGCCGATGCCGGTCGTCGACCCGGTCGCGATGGGCATCTGGAAGTTCTCGAAGAACCAGGCCGCGGCCAAGGCGTTCCTCGAAAAGTACATCGCGGACGTCAAGTTCAGCGCGACCGAGAGCAAGGGCTACAACATGCCGATGC is a genomic window containing:
- a CDS encoding ABC transporter ATP-binding protein, with protein sequence MSANAVPEADAERSASARGELRIEGLSVSLERAAPSGQGRTPGLLPVLEDVSLLVPAGRTAALVGASGAGKSMTAYAVLRLFPVPARVTAGRILLDGADLTAMSERELTRVRGRRVAMIFQEPGAALDPLMTAGDQVMEGIVAHLGRRGARDRAVEALTRVGLDGTFFRRYPHELSGGQRQRVLIAGAIAPGPDLLIADEPTAALDVTVQAQILDLLGRLQRDLGMALLLITHDLGVVAQTADLVHVMRGGRIVESAETHALFASPQHPYTQAIVTQARRLGHWAE
- a CDS encoding extracellular solute-binding protein; amino-acid sequence: MAKRAVKQSARTLTRRGLLTAAGAGIAGAAASQLVTPWKAGAAPAQIRGSSLRILVWSHFIPAYDTAFDKYANDWGVENAVTVRVDHIPIDQLPARLASELAAGAGHDVVQHHTRILVSQYHQQLVELSDLADKIGKANGGWIPMADQIARVNGTWYLLPEFYIAQPMLWRTDLFKEYGLKEPSTWDLARVAGRVGKSKTPKHDTGVQISHCNDSDHDWRAIFYAFGVKETDPSGKEIAWDSKELRAAMRFGKALYDECMTPQVLSWDNVSDNRYLGSGVAIWIHDAISAFRSIEKVNPDLYKKIQVAGPWIEPKGSVDRPMPVVDPVAMGIWKFSKNQAAAKAFLEKYIADVKFSATESKGYNMPMLNKWYTKPMVVLGSDPTVTHLQDMGKYALIGGYPGPYTAAVAEVFATFVVPDMMTRYVQSNDLEGSIKWGMGQIKSIYAKYK